In a genomic window of Magnolia sinica isolate HGM2019 chromosome 16, MsV1, whole genome shotgun sequence:
- the LOC131229626 gene encoding putative pentatricopeptide repeat-containing protein At5g59200, chloroplastic isoform X2, whose amino-acid sequence MFGSNSRGSLRVLEKCKNLKQLKQTHAQIITAGLANDGFALSRLVAFCSDPNHGSLSHARLLFYRLNRPSLCIRNTMIKALSLHNQFTESIQVYAGMLREDQFPDHYTLPYVLKSCAILQASEIGEQIHAHALKFGFRDEVSWTVIISGYSKVGDVEIARFLFDEAPLKDRGIWGAMISGYVQNNCFKEGLRMFRLMQLENLHGDEGVLVSVLSACAQLGALDLGIWVHRYLCRTQLSLGVRLGTALMDMYLKCGSLDLAKRVFDEILEKDVVCWNVMISGLATHGDAEGAFKLLSGMKEDGFSPDGVTFIAIFTACSHSGMVNEGLQEFNRMSAVYGVEPKGEHYGCVVDLLGRAGLFEEAMKIIERIPVSSSPSEQAVAWRALLSASWNHGEIRLAEVAAEHLLQLEQHTGTYVLLSNVYAAAGKYGDARKVRKMMEDRGLEKKPGCSLIDVNGSVHEFIAGEKTHPQMEDVFSLLEKMNEQLESACTNYTH is encoded by the exons ATGTTCGGCAGCAACAGTCGAGGAAGTCTTAGAGTGTTGGAGAAATGCAAGAACCTGAAACAGCTGAAGCAAACCCATGCACAGATAATCACAGCAGGCCTTGCTAATGACGGCTTCGCCCTTAGCAGGCTCGTCGCCTTCTGCTCAGACCCAAACCATGGGAGCCTAAGCCACGCACGCCTCCTCTTCTACCGTCTCAATCGACCATCCCTCTGCATCCGTAACACCATGATCAAAGCCCTCTCACTCCATAATCAATTCACCGAGTCCATCCAAGTCTACGCCGGAATGCTGCGAGAGGATCAATTCCCCGACCACTATACCCTTCCTTACGTGCTGAAATCCTGCGCCATCTTGCAAGCCAGCGAGATCGGTGAACAGATCCATGCCCATGCTTTGAAATTCGGATTCAG AGATGAAGTTTCTTGGACAGTCATAATCTCGGGCTATTCGAAGGTGGGCGATGTGGAGATTGCACGTTTCTTGTTCGATGAAGCCCCTCTGAAAGATAGAGGAATATGGGGTGCCATGATTTCTGGGTACGTGCAGAATAATTGCTTCAAGGAGGGATTGCGGATGTTTCGGTTGATGCAGTTGGAAAATTTGCATGGTGATGAGGGTGTTCTGGTGAGTGTTCTTTCTGCTTGTGCTCAGTTAGGAGCTTTGGATCTTGGGATTTGGGTACATAGATACTTGTGTCGGACGCAGTTGTCATTGGGTGTTCGGTTAGGTACTGCTCTTATGGATATGTACCTAAAATGTGGGAGTTTGGATTTAGCTAagagggtgtttgatgaaattctggAGAAAGATGTTGTCTGCTGGAATGTGATGATTTCTGGTTTGGCAACACATGGGGATGCAGAGGGTGCATTTAAGCTGCTTTCGGGAATGAAGGAGGATGGATTCAGCCCTGATGGTGTCACATTCATTGCCATTTTTACAGCTTGTAGTCACTCCGGCATGGTGAATGAAGGGTTGCAGGAGTTTAACCGAATGAGTGCTGTGTATGGGGTTGAGCCCAAAGGAGAGCATTATGGGTGCGTGGTTGACTTGCTTGGTCGAGCTGGTCTATTTGAAGAGGCAATGAAAATCATTGAAAGAATACCTGTATCAAGTAGTCCCTCAGAACAAGCAGTTGCTTGGCGGGCATTGCTAAGTGCTTCTTGGAACCATGGAGAAATAAGATTGGCAGAGGTTGCGGCTGAACATCTCTTACAATTGGAACAACACACTGGTACCTACGTACTACTATCAAATGTATATGCGGCTGCTGGAAAATATGGTGATGCCAGAAAAGTACGAAAGATGATGGAGGACCGAGGACTCGAGAAAAAACCAGGTTGCAGCTTGATTGACGTTAATGGATCTGTACATGAGTTTATTGCAGGAGAGAAAACACATCCTCAGATGGAAGATGTATTTAGCCTATTGGAGAAGATGAATGAGCAGTTGGAATCTGCATGTACAAACTATACTCATTAG
- the LOC131229626 gene encoding putative pentatricopeptide repeat-containing protein At5g59200, chloroplastic isoform X1 gives MFGSNSRGSLRVLEKCKNLKQLKQTHAQIITAGLANDGFALSRLVAFCSDPNHGSLSHARLLFYRLNRPSLCIRNTMIKALSLHNQFTESIQVYAGMLREDQFPDHYTLPYVLKSCAILQASEIGEQIHAHALKFGFRCDVFVSNSLIKMYFCCDDIENARKVFDDMPYRDEVSWTVIISGYSKVGDVEIARFLFDEAPLKDRGIWGAMISGYVQNNCFKEGLRMFRLMQLENLHGDEGVLVSVLSACAQLGALDLGIWVHRYLCRTQLSLGVRLGTALMDMYLKCGSLDLAKRVFDEILEKDVVCWNVMISGLATHGDAEGAFKLLSGMKEDGFSPDGVTFIAIFTACSHSGMVNEGLQEFNRMSAVYGVEPKGEHYGCVVDLLGRAGLFEEAMKIIERIPVSSSPSEQAVAWRALLSASWNHGEIRLAEVAAEHLLQLEQHTGTYVLLSNVYAAAGKYGDARKVRKMMEDRGLEKKPGCSLIDVNGSVHEFIAGEKTHPQMEDVFSLLEKMNEQLESACTNYTH, from the coding sequence ATGTTCGGCAGCAACAGTCGAGGAAGTCTTAGAGTGTTGGAGAAATGCAAGAACCTGAAACAGCTGAAGCAAACCCATGCACAGATAATCACAGCAGGCCTTGCTAATGACGGCTTCGCCCTTAGCAGGCTCGTCGCCTTCTGCTCAGACCCAAACCATGGGAGCCTAAGCCACGCACGCCTCCTCTTCTACCGTCTCAATCGACCATCCCTCTGCATCCGTAACACCATGATCAAAGCCCTCTCACTCCATAATCAATTCACCGAGTCCATCCAAGTCTACGCCGGAATGCTGCGAGAGGATCAATTCCCCGACCACTATACCCTTCCTTACGTGCTGAAATCCTGCGCCATCTTGCAAGCCAGCGAGATCGGTGAACAGATCCATGCCCATGCTTTGAAATTCGGATTCAGGTGTGACGTCTTTGTTTCCAATTCTCTGATCAAAATGTATTTTTGCTGCGATGATATTGAGAATGcaaggaaggtgtttgatgaTATGCCTTACAGAGATGAAGTTTCTTGGACAGTCATAATCTCGGGCTATTCGAAGGTGGGCGATGTGGAGATTGCACGTTTCTTGTTCGATGAAGCCCCTCTGAAAGATAGAGGAATATGGGGTGCCATGATTTCTGGGTACGTGCAGAATAATTGCTTCAAGGAGGGATTGCGGATGTTTCGGTTGATGCAGTTGGAAAATTTGCATGGTGATGAGGGTGTTCTGGTGAGTGTTCTTTCTGCTTGTGCTCAGTTAGGAGCTTTGGATCTTGGGATTTGGGTACATAGATACTTGTGTCGGACGCAGTTGTCATTGGGTGTTCGGTTAGGTACTGCTCTTATGGATATGTACCTAAAATGTGGGAGTTTGGATTTAGCTAagagggtgtttgatgaaattctggAGAAAGATGTTGTCTGCTGGAATGTGATGATTTCTGGTTTGGCAACACATGGGGATGCAGAGGGTGCATTTAAGCTGCTTTCGGGAATGAAGGAGGATGGATTCAGCCCTGATGGTGTCACATTCATTGCCATTTTTACAGCTTGTAGTCACTCCGGCATGGTGAATGAAGGGTTGCAGGAGTTTAACCGAATGAGTGCTGTGTATGGGGTTGAGCCCAAAGGAGAGCATTATGGGTGCGTGGTTGACTTGCTTGGTCGAGCTGGTCTATTTGAAGAGGCAATGAAAATCATTGAAAGAATACCTGTATCAAGTAGTCCCTCAGAACAAGCAGTTGCTTGGCGGGCATTGCTAAGTGCTTCTTGGAACCATGGAGAAATAAGATTGGCAGAGGTTGCGGCTGAACATCTCTTACAATTGGAACAACACACTGGTACCTACGTACTACTATCAAATGTATATGCGGCTGCTGGAAAATATGGTGATGCCAGAAAAGTACGAAAGATGATGGAGGACCGAGGACTCGAGAAAAAACCAGGTTGCAGCTTGATTGACGTTAATGGATCTGTACATGAGTTTATTGCAGGAGAGAAAACACATCCTCAGATGGAAGATGTATTTAGCCTATTGGAGAAGATGAATGAGCAGTTGGAATCTGCATGTACAAACTATACTCATTAG